The following proteins are co-located in the Spea bombifrons isolate aSpeBom1 chromosome 3, aSpeBom1.2.pri, whole genome shotgun sequence genome:
- the NHSL1 gene encoding NHS-like protein 1 isoform X3 yields the protein MIAYIHCLPADPMVGCLHRAKWQAYCDEEEQELIPLYTFKMGNSVTKKNGRSRKKLSSEEDNEFWPTVSNLDEESKWAVHYTAGWHQQENVFLPSSRPPCVEDLHREAKLNLKTVLRECDKLRRDGYRSSQYYSQGPTFSSSNMVCTHYQEDDEQQDRKFSVSSSEEEKLLPGKRPKTPVSQEFSDTHTNWTKSLPLPTPEEKMRQEAQAIQTDVIPINVSGENFDRQASFRRSLIHTDTVVRRQKKVKRRKTITGVPDNIQKELAAGTGQKEFRGHSLHIPDDYNPLDTCRPAIQRTDMRDFSCQTDDIKVIPPSVRRIRAQKGQGIAALMSSSSGNMSTLNDSAGSSPRVNGELNFRSLPRPGARVCLQSLEQKPGEINQIEDSFISLPRQLSKLQVDNTVIHLRNNPRAGSLQRPKSQEVRGSEDEVFSNPACTVSPHAAYSTSVIPNAMLSSSSEVIAIHTSQSTGQLESKVSPHCSSSHSKTMCRDRNVSVKDVNRSLSGNYSSTRHSQTSDTMSPNAVTVIAIRDSRNLNNIPQAMSYKIDAGFNSHSQDSDTHSESSCSDGRQRNGSITSSIASADHWSYEMGENDPRGLSRKLPSAVSSSPVSNMSTCSSERKADTSSLYSVDHDGYYTSMHVDSGISSCSQNNIIHNPRHSVINIFDKKDTGSVDSKSNYSDRSLTRSISLKKPKKPPPPPSRTDSLRRPPKKHVKSNGQVLSETLIASLQQSLHLNLKGKTSSSASQSPCSDYEDPWVLRSRSQSTVSASSSGMSATATNLYSICAVTPSQSETSSIKSEYADQWSYVIDYARTSDEQPKHSPSRSSGINDYNTCEVRCGVKVSMPKYHGGIAKPNGTSPEKPCRVTSPSSGYSSQSNTPTTLTPVPALLKNMSPGNVKNKMKPKVPERRSSLISSVSISSSSTSLSSNTSDSIQQSVKKSNVILTPLHTPPTPPLTPDPPSPPCMDVVDIGTVPSSPNFPPPPPEVTMFPSIADETSWAPQSQNTDKCSPVSCPPPPPPLIMHSKVPPPAPPLNTKVLKTKIETTLQRKEENDKPLNNQDNKQELLRPVTPLVTTHALQMVQLRSVKKSLKLENEKLAEQEPEPKPQNETSSLFSRPSLVPSATLDLNTSVYNRENKNCNTTDELQSSEFQSNTVTLTTVKVSAEKTFPEQKCEDLYQTNTHNGNTTIVSEMSSPEEKPSTSQTTPNASPNKKPPPVSKKPKLFLIVPPPQLDLAGEKIAQVNENVRSLPNASERESTSEHCEEVDGRRAAENDPKEAVGLAYPVGEAGLSSCEVEVENIFLTPHLHLETQNLQKEGEQLTMSEVVHTPESKTASPRCDQKVLEEEESVFETGNISASPLQTSSCKEDNKEQVMTPTRPRTTEDLFAAIHRSKRKILGRKDSDDDRRNHSPSPPVTPTGGPPNISTFKQTGAIQRSIRKSSTSSDNFKALLLKKGSRSECGSRMSAAEMLKHTDPRFQRSMSDTTMDHPESPTLTSPNKNKRAQEEWAKSEGLMPRSMSVSGTRYSRSRTPPSAASSKYNVRSRLQSSPMTVICEGEGEAVDTVESFPKMPLIITKSLDRFDRSDSGINESVDSEGNNDKVDIDLMSRLLQSEEKS from the exons CTGTTTCTAATCTAGATGAGGAAAGTAAATGGGCCGTACACTACACGGCGGGCTGGCACCAGCAGGAAAATGTGTTCCTTCCCTCTTCCAGACCACCATGTGtagaggacctgcatagagaagCGAAGCTGAACCTGAAGACTGTGTTACGAG AATGTGACAAGCTTCGGAGGGATGGATATCGCAGTTCCCAGTACTATTCTCAAGGACCAACTTTCTCATCCTCCAATATGGTTTGCACGCATTATCAAGAAGACGACGAACAACAGGATCGCAAG TTTTCTGTTTCTTCAAGCGAAGAGGAAAAGCTTCTGCCAGGGAAAAGGCCTAAAACTCCAGTTTCACAAGAATTCTCTGATACTCACACCAACTGGACTAAGTCACTCCCGCTTCCCACTCCAGAGGAGAAGATGCGCCAGGAGGCGCAGGCAATACAGACTGATGTGATACCAATAAATGTATCAG GGGAGAATTTCGACCGCCAGGCCAGCTTCCGGCGGTCACTTATTCACACAGATACTGTGGTAAGGCGGCAGAAGAAAGTCAAAAGGAGAAAGACTATAACAGGCGTTCCTGACAACATACAAAAGGAGCTAG CAGCAGGTACTGGACAGAAAGAGTTCAGAGGACATTCTTTGCATATACCGGATGACTATAACCCACTGGACACCTGTCGACCTGCAATACAGCGTACAGATATGAGAGATTTTAGCTGCCAGACTGATGATATAAAGGTAATTCCCCCATCAGTCAGAAGAATCCGAGCACAGAAAGGGCAAGGTATTGCAGCTCTCATGTCCAGTTCATCAGGAAACATGTCTACACTCAATGACTCTGCAGGATCTTCTCCACGAGTGAATGGTGAGCTTAACTTCCGTAGCTTGCCAAGGCCAGGAGCGCGAGTCTGTCTGCAATCCCTTGAGCAGAAGCCTGGTGAGATCAACCAGATAGAGGACTCTTTCATTTCTTTGCCACGCCAGCTAAGCAAATTACAAGTGGATAATACTGTAATTCACTTGAGGAATAACCCCAGAGCTGGATCTCTTCAGAGGCCAAAATCCCAAGAGGTTAGGGGCTctgaagatgaggttttttcaaACCCAGCATGCACAGTCTCACCACATGCTGCATATTCAACCAGCGTCATTCCAAATGCCATGCTGTCGTCTTCTTCTGAAGTGATTGCAATTCACACCTCTCAAAGCACTGGACAATTGGAAAGCAAAGTATCGCCCCACTGTTCATCTTCGCATAGTAAGACCATGTGTCGGGATCGTAATGTAAGTGTTAAAGATGTCAATCGTTCCCTAAGCGGTAACTACAGTTCTACTAGACACTCACAAACCTCTGATACAATGTCACCAAATGCCGTAACAGTGATCGCCATACGTGACTCAAGGAATCTAAACAATATACCACAGGCCATGAGCTACAAAATTGATGCTGGCTTCAACAGCCACTCACAGGACAGCGACACACATAGTGAATCAAGCTGCTCAGATGGCAGACAACGAAATGGCAGCATAACCAGCAGCATTGCTAGTGCAGACCATTGGTCATATGAAATGGGAGAGAATGACCCTAGGGGTCTCTCAAGAAAACTGCCATCTGCTGTCTCAAGCTCTCCTGTAAGTAACATGAGTACCTGTAGTTCAGAGAGAAAAGCAGACACAAGCTCTTTGTACTCTGTGGATCATGATGgctattacacatccatgcatgtTGATTCTGGTATAAGCTCATGTAGCCAAAACAATATAATTCATAACCCTAGACACAGCGTAATTAATATCTTTGATAAGAAGGACACTGGCAGTGTAGATTCCAAGTCAAACTACAGTGACAGGTCACTCACACGAAGCATATCTTTAAAGAAGCCAAAAAAGCCCCCTCCACCTCCTTCTAGAACAGACTCACTTAGGAGGCCACCGAAGAAACATGTTAAGTCCAATGGGCAGGTGCTCAGTGAAACACTGATTGCATCACTTCAGCAATCCTTGCACTTAAACCTTAAAGGCAAAACCAGTAGTTCAGCTTCACAAAGCCCCTGCAGTGACTATGAAGATCCTTGGGTCCTTCGGTCACGCAGCCAAAGTACAGTCAGTGCAAGTAGTAGTGGAATGTCAGCTACAGCCACCAATCTGTACTCAATATGTGCTGTCACTCCCTCACAGAGCGAAACAAGCAGCATAAAATCTGAGTACGCAGATCAATGGAGTTACGTTATAGACTATGCACGGACTTCTGATGAGCAGCCAAAACACTCTCCAAGCAGATCATCTGGAATTAATGATTACAATACATGTGAAGTGCGCTGTGGAGTGAAGGTTTCCATGCCAAAATATCACGGAGGCATAGCCAAACCAAATGGTACATCTCCAGAGAAGCCCTGTAGAGTGACTTCACCATCTAGTGGGTATTCAAGCCAGTCAAATACCCCCACCACCTTGACACCTGTACCTGCACTATTAAAAAACATGTCTCCcggaaatgtaaaaaacaaaatgaagccTAAAGTGCCTGAAAGACGATCTTCTTTGATATCATCAGTTTCCATTTCATCTTCATCCACTTCACTTTCATCAAATACATCAGATTCTATACAGCAAAGCGTTAAAAAGTCTAATGTAATTTTAACTCCACTTCACACTCCCCCAACACCCCCACTCACTCCTGACCCACCTTCCCCACCTTGTATGGATGTAGTAGATATTGGCACAGTGCCATCTTCTCCTAATTTCCCACCACCACCTCCGGAGGTAACAATGTTCCCATCTATTGCTGATGAAACGTCATGGGCTCCACAATCCCAAAATACTGATAAGTGTTCACCTGTAAGTTGTCCTCCCCCTCCACCACCACTCATCATGCACTCCAAGGTCcctcctcctgctcctcccCTAAACACTAAGGTGCTGAAAACAAAGATTGAAACAACTCTACAAAGAAAAGAGGAGAATGATAAACCTCTCAATAATCAGGACAACAAACAGGAACTTCTAAGACCAGTCACTCCTCTTGTTACAACTCATGCATTGCAAATGGTACAGTTAAGGTCtgttaaaaaatcattaaaactggaaaatgaaaaattagCTGAGCAGGAGCCAGAACCCAAACCTCAGAATGAAACGTCATCCTTATTTTCACGGCCATCTTTAGTACCATCTGCCACCCTAGATCTCAACACTAGTGTTTAcaacagagaaaataaaaattgcaatACGACAGATGAGCTGCAATCTTCTGAATTTCAGAGTAATACAGTTACATTAACCACAGTTAAGGTATCGGCAGAAAAGACATTTCCAGAACAGAAGTGCGAGGACTTGTATCAAACTAATACGCACAATGGCAACACAACAATTGTGTCCGAAATGTCATCTCCAGAAGAGAAACCAAGCACTTCACAAACTACGCCAAATGCATCTCCCAACAAGAAGCCTCCTCCTGTTTCAAAGAAACCCAAATTGTTCCTTATCGTTCCACCTCCACAGCTTGATTTGGCAGGAGAAAAAATAGCTCAAGTCAATGAGAATGTGAGAAGCTTGCCAAATGCCTCAGAAAGAGAATCTACAAGCGAACATTGTGAAGAGGTAGATGGACGAAGAGCAGCTGAAAACGATCCAAAGGAAGCTGTTGGTTTAGCTTATCCAGTAGGAGAAGCTGGTTTATCCTCTTGTGAAGTAGAAGTAGAAAACATATTTCTTACCCCCCACTTACACCTGGAAACTCAAAATCTTCAGAAAGAGGGTGAACAACTAACAATGTCAGAGGTGGTTCATACTCCAGAGAGCAAGACTGCGAGTCCTAGATGTGACCAAAAAGTACTAGAGGAAGAGGAAAGTG TGTTTGAGACAGGAAATATAAGTGCTTCCCCACTGCAGACAAGCAGTTGCAAAGAGGATAATAAGGAGCAAGTGATGACCccaacaagaccaaggaccacaGAGGATCTTTTTGCAGCAATTCATAG ATCCAAAAGGAAAATTCTTGGCCGCAAGGATTCTGATGATGATCGTAGAAATCACTCTCCCTCTCCGCCTGTCACACCAACCGGAGGTCCACCAAATATCAGTACTTTCAAGCAGACAGGAGCAATCCAAAGAAGCATTCGTAAATCCAGTACCAGCAGCGACAACTTTAAAGCTCTCTTGTTGAAGAAGGGAAGTAGGTCAGAATGTGGGTCACGTATGTCTGCAGCAGAAATGCTGAAGCACACTGATCCAAGGTTTCAGCGATCCATGTCAGACACAACAATGGACCACCCAGAAAGCCCAACTTTGACCTCACCAAACAAGAACAAGAGGGCACAGGAGGAATGGGCCAAGAGTGAAGGACTCATGCCCAGAAGCATGTCAGTCTCGGGGACCAGATACAGCCGTTCAAGAACACCTCCTTCTGCAGCAAGCAGCAAGTATAATGTCCGTAGCCGACTCCAGAGCAGCCCTATGACTGTAATTTGTGAAGGAGAAGGTGAAGCTGTTGATACTGTAGAAAGCTTCCCAAAGATGCCGCTTATAATCACAAAGAGCCTTGACAGGTTTGATAGATCTGATTCTGGAATTAATGAATCTGTGGATTCCGAAGGGAACAATGACAAAGTTGATATAGACTTGATGAGTAGACTTTtacaaagtgaagaaaaaagctAA